One Paenibacillus sp. FSL W8-0186 genomic window carries:
- a CDS encoding lytic transglycosylase domain-containing protein yields the protein MEIDTRTMGQLIQLQMMNDIDLQGTSVQRTSSGSEGSLFDILLKELMVAEGQEQTLAQGGLPAAGGMLPGSLEDALWYFIGQTTYSDADMASLPVEASSSITGLSAPTGAGRDIDELISRASRAYGVAESLIKAVIETESSFNSNAVSSAGAKGLMQLMDGTAKGLGVSNPFDPAQNIDGGTRYLSYQLQRFGGVKTALAAYNAGPGRVQRLGISNDQELMEKLHLLPKETQNYIRKIETAQLKYQA from the coding sequence ATGGAAATCGATACGCGTACGATGGGACAGCTGATTCAGCTCCAAATGATGAATGATATCGACCTTCAAGGCACTTCTGTTCAAAGAACCTCTTCCGGAAGTGAAGGTTCTTTATTCGATATATTGCTGAAAGAATTAATGGTGGCGGAAGGACAAGAGCAGACATTGGCGCAGGGCGGCTTGCCTGCTGCCGGCGGGATGCTGCCGGGCTCGCTTGAGGATGCCTTATGGTATTTTATCGGGCAAACTACATACAGTGATGCAGACATGGCATCGCTTCCGGTTGAAGCTTCTAGTTCAATCACTGGTTTGTCGGCACCGACAGGCGCGGGAAGGGATATCGACGAGCTCATCAGCCGTGCCAGCCGGGCTTACGGTGTAGCGGAGAGCTTGATTAAGGCCGTCATTGAGACCGAATCCTCCTTTAATTCCAATGCGGTCTCCTCTGCGGGAGCCAAAGGGCTGATGCAGCTCATGGATGGAACGGCCAAAGGATTGGGCGTAAGCAACCCGTTTGATCCTGCCCAGAATATCGACGGAGGCACGCGCTACCTGTCCTATCAGCTTCAGCGTTTCGGCGGTGTAAAGACAGCGTTGGCTGCTTATAACGCAGGACCTGGGCGTGTCCAGCGTCTTGGTATCAGCAATGACCAGGAATTGATGGAGAAGCTGCACTTGCTCCCGAAGGAAACGCAGAATTATATTAGAAAGATTGAAACTGCTCAATTGAAGTATCAGGCTTAG
- a CDS encoding DUF1540 domain-containing protein, translated as MPNENKPIVRCSVSNCAYWGEQNYCNADLIMIDIDKHADRKYNAEFAGEAFDSEHKDTASSSAATCCHTFKPKSS; from the coding sequence ATGCCAAATGAAAATAAACCAATTGTCAGATGCAGCGTATCGAATTGCGCTTATTGGGGGGAGCAGAATTATTGCAATGCGGATCTGATCATGATCGATATCGACAAGCATGCAGACCGCAAATATAATGCGGAATTCGCAGGCGAAGCTTTTGATAGCGAGCATAAGGATACCGCTAGTTCATCCGCCGCTACATGCTGTCATACGTTTAAGCCGAAATCATCGTAA
- a CDS encoding S8 family peptidase: protein MKWGRWVAIGVSGVAAITVLALLPQFNIGPQQQAGQQRTKQQIMQNTKQTEVPRPAEEKQLKQLMLRRDVTATERLARLDAKRHLQALAEGIKDSSLSKLSADIRELQKGHKQFRSIMLYSSTGKDKHFRGSNERTAPDVQEQTNYYVALARKALRKSEPYESPVFPEKDPHFFVIAEPSKHNKDGIIAVMDTHILRRVKEHQDKNLRLIPYPKEGKYKIESVHADTLKDLTVKTGHDNEKASHFYENEIVVTFKEPPSDQQLAQIQKDIKAKHTNKPRSIRNTYIFQSDSMSMDELKKYFVQKWRPAFIEPHYLYMTNETAPAADSPEIPNDLLFSEYQWNLPIIETNRGWKLSKGSNDVIVGVVDTGVDLSHPDLEGRLLKGYNVIDPDKDPTDDVGHGTHVAGIISANVNNNEGIAGMTWGGKILPVKALDQSGSGTTYSVAQGIIWAVDNGAKVINMSLGNYADAQFLHEAIKYAFDKDVVLVAATGNDNTERPGYPAAYPEVLSVSATDNNLKKASFSNYGDYVDVVAPGESIASTYPDNQYAALSGTSMASPHVAALAALIRSINPDLKNTEVMDIIRSNVIDLGDPGHDNMYGYGQIDVFAALEAAGGSGAPLQLWPQHIDQKLRRLLEDPFRR, encoded by the coding sequence ATGAAATGGGGCAGATGGGTCGCTATTGGAGTGTCCGGTGTGGCAGCCATCACGGTCTTGGCGTTGTTGCCGCAGTTTAATATTGGCCCACAGCAGCAAGCGGGACAGCAGCGGACTAAACAGCAAATTATGCAAAATACGAAGCAGACAGAGGTGCCCAGGCCCGCAGAAGAAAAGCAGTTGAAGCAGTTGATGCTGCGCCGGGACGTCACAGCGACAGAAAGGCTGGCCAGACTTGATGCCAAAAGACATTTGCAGGCGCTGGCCGAAGGAATCAAGGATTCCTCGTTATCAAAGCTGTCCGCCGATATCCGGGAACTGCAAAAAGGGCATAAGCAGTTTCGTTCGATTATGCTGTACAGCTCTACGGGAAAGGACAAGCATTTCCGCGGCAGCAATGAACGAACCGCCCCAGATGTACAGGAGCAGACAAATTACTATGTCGCCCTGGCGCGAAAAGCGCTCCGCAAATCCGAGCCTTATGAATCGCCTGTGTTTCCGGAAAAGGACCCGCATTTTTTTGTCATTGCCGAGCCTTCCAAACATAACAAAGATGGAATCATCGCCGTCATGGATACCCACATTCTAAGACGCGTCAAAGAACATCAAGACAAAAATCTGCGCTTGATCCCTTATCCGAAGGAGGGCAAATACAAAATCGAGTCGGTGCATGCCGATACGCTTAAAGACCTAACTGTCAAAACCGGGCATGACAATGAAAAAGCAAGCCATTTTTATGAAAATGAAATCGTCGTGACCTTTAAAGAACCTCCGTCCGACCAACAGCTCGCCCAAATCCAGAAGGATATTAAAGCAAAACATACGAATAAGCCGCGGTCGATTCGCAACACCTATATTTTTCAATCGGATAGCATGAGCATGGACGAGCTGAAAAAATACTTCGTCCAGAAATGGCGCCCGGCCTTTATCGAGCCGCATTATTTGTATATGACGAATGAAACAGCGCCCGCGGCCGATTCGCCGGAAATTCCTAATGATTTGCTGTTTTCGGAGTACCAGTGGAATTTGCCCATCATCGAAACGAACCGGGGCTGGAAATTGTCTAAGGGCAGCAATGACGTCATCGTTGGAGTTGTCGATACCGGCGTGGATCTGTCTCACCCTGATCTGGAGGGACGGCTGCTAAAAGGATATAATGTCATCGACCCCGACAAGGATCCTACGGACGATGTAGGACACGGCACGCATGTCGCCGGCATCATTTCAGCCAACGTAAACAACAATGAGGGTATCGCGGGAATGACGTGGGGCGGCAAAATATTGCCGGTTAAGGCGCTGGATCAGTCCGGCTCGGGTACGACCTACTCCGTTGCCCAGGGCATTATATGGGCTGTGGACAACGGGGCCAAAGTTATCAATATGAGTCTTGGCAACTATGCGGATGCCCAATTCCTGCATGAAGCCATCAAGTATGCCTTCGACAAGGACGTCGTTCTGGTCGCGGCCACCGGCAATGACAATACGGAGCGGCCGGGATATCCGGCTGCATATCCCGAAGTGCTGTCCGTGTCGGCTACCGACAACAATTTAAAGAAAGCGTCGTTCTCCAATTACGGCGACTATGTTGACGTAGTCGCTCCCGGTGAAAGCATTGCCAGTACGTATCCCGATAACCAGTACGCCGCATTGTCGGGCACCTCGATGGCTAGTCCGCATGTGGCCGCACTTGCCGCTTTGATACGGTCCATCAATCCGGATCTGAAAAATACGGAGGTCATGGACATTATCCGCAGCAACGTCATCGATCTCGGCGATCCCGGCCATGACAATATGTACGGATATGGACAGATCGACGTGTTCGCGGCGCTGGAAGCTGCCGGAGGCAGCGGGGCTCCGCTGCAGCTGTGGCCCCAGCATATCGACCAGAAGCTAAGGCGGCTGTTGGAAGATCCTTTCCGCCGTTAA
- a CDS encoding Nif3-like dinuclear metal center hexameric protein, with the protein MFAKGQTVIQYMEQLAPKHVAMEGDKIGLQLGTLQKEVRNVLVALDVNEEVVDEAIALGADLIIAHHAIIYRPLAGLQTDSPMGKVYEKLIKNDIAVYISHTNLDVTEGGMNDWMAEALGIENTAPLEDIHTDKLYKLVVFVPKNHHQKVLDAILNAGAGWIGNYSHCSFNIEGYGTFLPREGTDPYLGEQGKLERAEEVRIETIITDSVRNKVIQAMLKNHPYEEVAYDLYPMDLKGRSLGLGRVGRVAEPVTLGAFVERVKEKLDVPAVRVVGDLNRQIKKAAVVGGSGGRYWRHAQFRGADVLVTGDIDYHTAQDALMAGITLIDPGHNAEKIMKAKVAAWLADKFAEHKYETKVHASAIDTEPFAFR; encoded by the coding sequence ATGTTTGCCAAAGGTCAAACCGTAATCCAGTATATGGAGCAGCTGGCTCCGAAGCATGTCGCTATGGAGGGCGATAAAATCGGGCTGCAGCTTGGGACGCTGCAAAAGGAAGTCCGCAATGTGCTCGTCGCTTTGGATGTAAACGAAGAGGTGGTCGATGAGGCCATTGCGCTTGGTGCGGACTTAATCATCGCACATCATGCGATTATTTACAGGCCGTTAGCGGGTCTACAAACCGATTCGCCGATGGGGAAGGTCTATGAGAAGCTGATCAAGAATGACATCGCTGTCTACATCAGCCATACGAACCTAGATGTAACGGAAGGCGGAATGAATGACTGGATGGCAGAGGCGCTGGGTATTGAGAATACGGCCCCGCTGGAAGATATTCATACGGACAAGCTGTACAAATTGGTCGTATTCGTGCCGAAGAACCACCATCAGAAAGTGCTGGATGCGATTCTGAATGCCGGGGCGGGGTGGATCGGCAACTACAGCCACTGCAGCTTCAATATCGAAGGATACGGCACGTTCCTGCCTAGGGAGGGAACTGATCCATACCTGGGAGAGCAGGGCAAGCTGGAGCGGGCGGAGGAAGTCCGCATCGAGACGATTATCACTGACAGCGTGAGGAATAAGGTCATTCAGGCCATGCTCAAAAATCATCCTTATGAAGAAGTGGCCTATGATCTTTATCCAATGGACTTGAAAGGACGGAGCCTTGGATTAGGGAGAGTCGGCCGGGTTGCCGAGCCTGTCACGCTGGGGGCATTTGTCGAGCGGGTGAAAGAGAAGCTGGATGTTCCGGCCGTACGGGTCGTCGGGGACTTGAACCGGCAGATCAAGAAGGCGGCTGTCGTCGGCGGCTCGGGAGGGCGCTACTGGAGGCATGCCCAGTTCCGGGGGGCGGATGTGCTTGTTACCGGAGATATCGACTACCATACCGCCCAGGACGCGCTTATGGCGGGTATTACCTTGATTGATCCAGGGCATAACGCGGAGAAAATCATGAAAGCAAAAGTGGCGGCCTGGCTTGCCGATAAATTTGCCGAGCACAAGTATGAGACAAAGGTTCATGCATCGGCCATCGATACGGAGCCGTTTGCATTCCGCTGA
- a CDS encoding class I SAM-dependent methyltransferase: MKLSSRLQHIADRLPPGCRFADIGSDHALLPVWAVKHGAAVSAVAGEVNDGPLEAARRQVAEAGLSQSVSVRKGDGLEVIAPGEVDAITIAGMGGALISSILEAGVDKLAGVKRLILQPNVGEDFVRRWLLEHDWYVTDETIVAEDGKIYEIITADAVPGAAGLNEELYKQRLLQQGQDESDKSGAVLTKELLLMMGPRLTVQVGDVFLNKWNAEISKLENIQRSVAGSQLPASQKKEQELSLLIKQLKEVLACLPKVKP, encoded by the coding sequence ATGAAATTATCATCAAGGTTACAGCATATCGCGGACAGATTGCCTCCGGGCTGCCGTTTTGCAGATATTGGCTCCGATCATGCGCTGCTGCCCGTATGGGCAGTAAAGCACGGTGCAGCGGTATCTGCCGTTGCCGGAGAGGTCAATGACGGGCCGCTGGAGGCTGCGAGAAGACAGGTAGCGGAAGCGGGACTAAGTCAATCGGTATCCGTCCGCAAGGGAGACGGTTTGGAGGTGATTGCTCCCGGCGAAGTGGACGCGATTACGATTGCGGGTATGGGAGGCGCCTTAATCAGCTCCATATTAGAGGCGGGAGTAGATAAGCTTGCAGGTGTTAAGCGGCTCATTTTACAGCCAAATGTTGGGGAGGATTTCGTTAGGCGCTGGCTGCTGGAGCATGATTGGTATGTTACAGATGAGACGATTGTGGCGGAAGACGGTAAAATATACGAGATCATTACGGCGGATGCCGTTCCCGGTGCAGCCGGACTGAATGAAGAGCTGTATAAGCAAAGGCTGCTGCAGCAAGGGCAGGACGAGAGTGACAAGAGCGGAGCCGTGTTAACGAAGGAATTGTTATTGATGATGGGGCCGAGGTTAACCGTGCAGGTCGGCGATGTGTTCCTGAATAAATGGAATGCCGAAATTTCCAAACTCGAGAACATTCAGCGTTCCGTCGCGGGCTCCCAGCTTCCGGCCTCCCAGAAAAAGGAGCAGGAGTTAAGTTTATTGATCAAACAGCTTAAGGAGGTGCTGGCATGTTTGCCAAAGGTCAAACCGTAA
- the rpoD gene encoding RNA polymerase sigma factor RpoD: MANDQHTESETELTLDQVKDQLVELGKKRSSLTYKEIMEKLSPFDQDPEQMDEFFEHLGDLGIDVVNDSDDELGHRGDDEGRSDSDEFSFDDDLTLPPGIKINDPVRMYLKEIGRVPLLSADDEIELAKRIENGDEEAKRRLAEANLRLVVSIAKRYVGRGMLFLDLIQEGNMGLIKAVEKFDFKKGFKFSTYATWWIRQAITRAIADQARTIRIPVHMVETINKLIRVSRQLLQELGREPTPEEIAAEMELSVEKVREIMKIAQEPVSLETPIGEEDDSHLGDFIEDQEALAPADAAAYELLKEQLEDVLDTLTEREENVLRLRFGLDDGRTRTLEEVGKVFGVTRERIRQIEAKALRKLRHPSRSKRLKDFLE; the protein is encoded by the coding sequence ATTATGGAGAAGCTTTCGCCTTTCGATCAGGATCCTGAGCAAATGGACGAGTTTTTTGAGCATTTAGGGGATTTGGGAATAGATGTTGTAAATGACAGCGATGATGAGCTCGGCCATCGCGGCGATGATGAAGGTCGCAGCGACAGCGACGAATTCAGCTTTGATGATGATTTGACATTGCCTCCCGGCATCAAAATCAACGACCCGGTACGCATGTATTTAAAGGAAATTGGCAGAGTGCCTCTGCTCTCGGCCGATGACGAAATCGAGCTGGCCAAACGCATTGAGAACGGCGATGAGGAAGCGAAGCGCCGTTTGGCTGAAGCTAACCTTAGACTCGTGGTCAGCATTGCGAAACGTTATGTAGGCCGCGGCATGCTCTTTCTGGATTTGATTCAAGAAGGAAACATGGGTTTGATTAAAGCGGTGGAGAAGTTCGACTTCAAGAAGGGCTTTAAATTCAGTACCTATGCGACATGGTGGATTCGCCAGGCCATCACGCGGGCCATCGCCGACCAAGCCCGTACGATCCGTATTCCGGTGCATATGGTTGAGACGATCAATAAGCTAATCCGCGTTTCTCGTCAATTGCTGCAGGAGCTGGGGCGCGAACCGACGCCGGAAGAAATTGCAGCGGAGATGGAGCTTAGCGTTGAAAAAGTTCGTGAGATCATGAAAATAGCACAAGAACCCGTATCGCTGGAAACGCCGATCGGCGAAGAAGATGATTCGCATCTGGGGGACTTCATTGAGGATCAGGAGGCGTTGGCTCCTGCGGATGCCGCGGCTTATGAGCTGCTGAAGGAGCAGTTGGAGGATGTGCTGGATACATTGACCGAACGGGAAGAGAACGTCCTGCGCCTGCGCTTCGGCCTGGATGACGGCCGGACGAGAACGCTGGAGGAAGTCGGCAAAGTATTTGGCGTGACACGGGAAAGAATTCGTCAAATCGAAGCGAAAGCATTGCGCAAGCTTCGCCATCCTAGCCGCAGTAAACGGTTGAAGGATTTCTTGGAATAG